Proteins from one Polynucleobacter wuianus genomic window:
- the hfq gene encoding RNA chaperone Hfq — protein sequence MSTNTNKIQLLQDPFLNALRKEHIPVSIYLVNGIKLQGNIESFDQYVVLLRNTVTQMVYKHAISTIVPARAIDFRIEEGSSV from the coding sequence ATGAGTACCAACACCAACAAAATCCAATTGCTACAGGATCCATTTCTCAATGCATTGCGCAAAGAGCACATTCCTGTTTCGATCTATCTCGTCAATGGTATTAAGTTGCAAGGCAATATTGAATCCTTTGATCAATATGTTGTGCTTCTTCGCAATACCGTAACGCAGATGGTTTACAAACATGCAATCTCCACGATCGTTCCTGCTCGTGCGATTGATTTCCGCATAGAAGAAGGCAGCTCTGTATAA